A stretch of Bombus huntii isolate Logan2020A chromosome 7, iyBomHunt1.1, whole genome shotgun sequence DNA encodes these proteins:
- the LOC126868020 gene encoding GPI mannosyltransferase 3 translates to MHISKKTRVLSYLVVWRLISVFVVQTAHVPDEYWQSLEVAHRLAFGYGYVTWEWDMKIRSYIYPFLLSVIYQALASISLDYVTILTTVPRVLQATISAYGEYKFYEWSKNKWALYSLCINWYWYYCATRTLINTLETAFTMIALSIFPWRDSNIRSINYFWIVGFLCMIRPTAVIIWLPLCLYHLCTSLENKLTLISRYSVICIICCFSSILLDSYYYGTLTVSPWEFFRVNVLYKVGDLYGTQHILWYMVCGLPVLLGCHYVLFLLCIFQVTKHPSSFHRQAVMLVVIVWTFGIYSLLAHKEFRFLLPLLPMCIYVCTSCTFSLNAKFIKTARNIFVALLVLTNVLPGLYFGLVHQRGSLDLMNLLHKEVVNTDNSNILFLTPCHATPLYSHLHTNVSIKILTCEPNFTNNVSYMDEADTFFANPMQWLDENYSSNKNTTIPDYVISFDHIVPKIRRFLKHYRLRSQIFYAHFPQSNYGKYIYVYKRK, encoded by the coding sequence ATGCATATATCGAAGAAAACAAGAGTGTTGTCTTATTTGGTAGTATGGAGGTTAATTTCTGTCTTCGTGGTTCAAACCGCGCATGTACCGGATGAATATTGGCAATCATTAGAAGTTGCTCATCGTTTAGCATTTGGATATGGATATGTTACGTGGGAGTGGGACATGAAAATTCGCAGTTACATATATCCATTTTTGTTATCCGTTATATATCAAGCGTTAGCGTCGATATCATTGGATTATGTAACAATATTAACAACGGTACCTCGAGTACTTCAAGCAACGATCAGTGCTTACGGAGAATACAAATTCTACGAGTGGTCCAAGAATAAATGGGCACTGTATAGTTTATGCATAAACTGGTATTGGTATTATTGCGCCACTCGTACATTGATTAATACCTTAGAAACTGCATTCACCATGATAGCTTTATCGATATTTCCATGGCGTGACAGTAATATTAGAAGCATAAACTATTTCTGGATCGTAGGGTTTTTATGTATGATCAGACCAACCGCTGTTATTATATGGTTGCCTTTATGTCTTTATCATTTATGTACAAGTTTGGAAAACAAGTTGACGCTAATAAGTCGATACAGTGTAATATGTATTATCTGTTGTTTCAGTTCGATATTATTGGATAGTTACTATTATGGTACGTTAACTGTTTCTCCTTGGGAATTCTTTCGTGTAAACGTACTTTATAAGGTTGGTGATTTATATGGAACTCAACATATATTATGGTATATGGTGTGTGGATTACCGGTACTTTTAGGGTGCCATTatgttttatttctattatgtatttttcaaGTAACGAAACATCCATCCAGTTTTCACCGTCAAGCAGTTATGTTAGTCGTTAtagtttggacatttggtatcTATTCTTTGTTGGCCCATAAAgaatttcgatttttattaCCTCTTTTACCAATGTGCATATACGTATGTACCTCGTGTacattctctttgaacgcgAAGTTTATAAAAACagcaagaaatatttttgtggcGCTATTAGTACTAACCAACGTGTTACCTGGCCTCTACTTTGGTTTAGTACATCAACGTGGATCGTTGGATCTAATGAATCTGCTTCATAAGGAAGTCGTTAACACCGATAATAGCAACATATTGTTTCTCACTCCTTGTCACGCTACTCCTTTATACAGTCATTTACATACGAACGTATCTATCAAAATACTAACTTGCGAACCTAATTTTACCAATAACGTAAGCTATATGGACGAAGCCGACACGTTTTTTGCAAATCCAATGCAGTGGCTCGATGAAAATTATAGCAGTAACAAAAATACTACAATTCCTGATTATGTAATATCGTTTGATCATATTGTACCGAAAATACGCCGATTTTTGAAACATTATCGATTGAGGTCGCAAATTTTTTATGCGCATTTTCCACAATCGAATTATGGAAAATACATTTATGTGTATAAGCGTAAATGA